One window of the Aerosakkonema funiforme FACHB-1375 genome contains the following:
- a CDS encoding glycosyltransferase, protein MTHFGIISPAAIGHLNPMCVLGRELQRRGHNVTLFGIPDIEEKVMKSGLNFCQIGESQFPLGTLGRKYKQLGEMSGVAGLKFTVRWLQEEAAMLFRSAPEALKLIGVEALLVDQVSTAGGTVADFLNLPFITVCNALLINREAGVPPYFTPWSYSKGWGARLRNQAGNFLIDRITQPIWNILVQQRQQWQLAPYSKREDAYSQLAQICQLPAEFDFPRVNLSPCFHYTGPFQDSSGLEPVSFPSLSFPWEKLTDRPLIYASLGTLQNRKWEIFHSIAEACLGLDAQLVISLGNPNSQESLSLPGSPLVVPFAPHQKLIERASLIITHAGMNTVLGALSSGVPLVAIPITNEQPGIATRLARTGAGEMLPLARLSVPKLRAVIQRVLTEDSYQKNAFRLQEAIRRAGKASRAVDIIEQAISTGKSVLAHPKDYNC, encoded by the coding sequence ATGACACATTTTGGCATCATCAGTCCCGCCGCGATCGGCCACCTCAATCCCATGTGCGTCTTAGGCCGAGAATTACAACGACGCGGCCATAATGTCACCCTTTTCGGTATTCCCGATATCGAAGAAAAAGTGATGAAATCGGGATTGAACTTTTGCCAGATTGGAGAATCTCAATTTCCGCTCGGAACATTGGGACGAAAGTATAAACAGTTAGGAGAAATGAGCGGAGTGGCCGGACTAAAATTTACAGTGCGTTGGCTACAAGAAGAAGCAGCTATGCTTTTCCGGTCAGCTCCAGAAGCACTCAAATTAATAGGTGTAGAAGCCTTGCTGGTAGACCAAGTTTCAACAGCAGGTGGAACGGTTGCTGACTTCTTGAATCTTCCCTTCATCACAGTATGTAATGCTCTGTTAATTAATCGGGAAGCTGGAGTTCCTCCATACTTTACACCCTGGAGTTACAGCAAGGGATGGGGGGCGCGTCTTCGCAACCAAGCGGGAAACTTTTTGATCGATCGCATCACACAACCAATTTGGAATATTCTCGTACAGCAGCGGCAGCAATGGCAGTTAGCCCCTTATTCCAAACGGGAAGATGCCTACTCTCAACTTGCTCAGATATGCCAACTTCCGGCAGAATTTGATTTTCCGCGAGTTAATTTATCCCCTTGCTTCCATTACACGGGGCCTTTTCAAGATTCATCCGGCTTAGAACCCGTCTCCTTCCCGTCCCTCTCTTTTCCTTGGGAAAAATTGACCGATCGACCGCTGATTTACGCTTCTCTAGGTACTTTACAAAACCGCAAATGGGAAATTTTTCACAGCATTGCTGAGGCTTGTTTGGGGTTAGACGCACAGCTAGTAATTTCTTTGGGAAACCCAAACAGTCAAGAATCTTTGAGCTTGCCCGGTTCGCCTTTGGTGGTTCCCTTTGCACCGCACCAAAAACTAATAGAAAGAGCCAGCTTAATAATTACTCATGCAGGTATGAATACTGTACTGGGAGCATTAAGCAGCGGCGTACCTTTGGTAGCGATTCCTATTACTAACGAACAACCTGGTATAGCCACTCGTTTAGCTCGAACTGGTGCGGGAGAAATGCTGCCTTTGGCAAGATTGAGCGTTCCCAAGCTGAGAGCCGTTATACAGCGGGTACTAACAGAAGATTCTTATCAAAAGAATGCCTTCAGGTTGCAAGAAGCCATTCGTCGAGCCGGCAAAGCTAGCCGTGCCGTCGATATTATCGAACAGGCGATATCTACGGGGAAGTCTGTCTTGGCTCACCCTAAAGATTATAATTGCTAG
- a CDS encoding sensor histidine kinase: MHDRVLSRKLKRSTSILLNKIKEYGKLPEVECYAGQINQVFMNILSNAIDALEQQSKSNSQQAGFTPSICIRTQVVSGDRVAIHIIDNGSGIPPHVRARLFEPFFTTKPIGSGTGLGLAISYQIVVEKHGGQLKCFSEVGQGTEFVIKIPITPFPPCRITK; encoded by the coding sequence TTGCACGATCGCGTATTGAGTCGGAAACTGAAGCGATCGACCTCGATTTTATTAAACAAGATTAAGGAATATGGAAAATTGCCAGAAGTGGAATGCTATGCCGGACAAATAAATCAGGTATTTATGAATATTCTTTCTAATGCGATTGATGCTTTGGAACAACAATCAAAAAGTAACTCTCAGCAGGCAGGATTTACACCGAGTATTTGTATTCGCACGCAAGTTGTCAGTGGCGATCGCGTTGCTATCCATATTATAGATAACGGATCGGGGATACCTCCTCATGTCCGTGCTAGATTATTTGAGCCTTTCTTTACTACCAAACCCATCGGTAGCGGTACGGGTTTGGGGTTGGCGATTAGCTACCAAATTGTGGTAGAAAAACATGGCGGACAATTGAAATGCTTTTCTGAAGTTGGTCAAGGAACTGAGTTCGTCATTAAAATTCCCATTACTCCCTTCCCGCCATGTCGAATCACAAAGTAG
- a CDS encoding ribbon-helix-helix domain-containing protein encodes MQTEPTMETNDQIKFSLEVSPEFYTTLQNLSSETHVSESDVLRKALALLKIAVEAEKRGQKIGIVEKDQPVISKIVGLIEE; translated from the coding sequence ATGCAAACGGAGCCAACAATGGAAACTAACGACCAAATTAAATTTAGTTTAGAAGTTTCACCAGAATTTTACACGACTCTACAGAATTTATCCAGTGAAACTCATGTCAGCGAAAGCGATGTACTTCGCAAGGCACTAGCTTTATTAAAAATAGCTGTAGAAGCAGAAAAGCGCGGTCAAAAAATCGGGATTGTAGAAAAAGACCAGCCTGTTATTAGCAAAATTGTTGGTCTGATTGAGGAATAA
- a CDS encoding phosphoketolase family protein has protein sequence MTATTPKATSIPDFCEGIQYFGEALPHFETYGANPAIAEGSVAISDPADPAAVYQTLLLADALRYLTLQITGSKASGHPGGFASSAEAHAALILLGYKNIITEVGHHAPGFYSSMFLDRSLEDMGISTVQQLRDRFREKHGLLGHLSGYIPGILAPAGPLGQGQHFAMAAALLHKDKLFPFTMGDGGMGEPYPMSSMAHFHTAYPSATNFLPVLIWNGYSQEHHSMVSTKTNEEMIAYWKGNGFAEVILVNAKDFDDKNQPGDYVDSTAFSFEQRLAFTKAILAGVDKAAKSALGGKLTAFIIKQLKGAGVHARGAKSHNLYPKDTLDAPHISEALKGRALSAEAWQLVRTNCERAGGGPAAKTAVTEFELPLSELGELPLEEYAVGGDPKVSTTAMGRLVGKVGECDRTFLVTNADGNEASGIANINQALKIIHPTTDDLYNQSPNGQVYEPLSEDACAGLAVGLSLMGARSLWCSYESFAINGLPIWQTVTQAMAELRRPTPATITLYTAGALEQGRNGWTHQRPEVEAYFAAMMRNGNVFPLFPPDANSIQVCYEWALTTKNKGIVITASKSPLPIRTTFAQTRQGLKDGAIVLQEIEPAQTNLNQGASKKVVFAVVGDMTLMPVFEAAAFLEGEGIGVKIVSVINPRRLYRPHDVAWDTCSQPDGDFLSDAKFAEIFGGDALIGVTGGASGMLEPVMLRSNAKRDTFAWKRGETTASAGELMAFNGLTAEALTKRAIELVH, from the coding sequence ATGACTGCAACGACCCCAAAAGCAACCTCAATTCCCGATTTTTGCGAAGGTATTCAATATTTTGGCGAAGCGCTACCGCATTTCGAGACGTATGGTGCTAATCCCGCGATCGCAGAAGGCAGCGTTGCCATTTCCGATCCTGCCGACCCAGCCGCAGTGTACCAAACTTTACTGCTAGCTGATGCTCTCCGTTATCTTACTTTGCAAATCACTGGGAGTAAAGCTTCGGGACACCCAGGCGGTTTTGCCAGTTCTGCGGAAGCTCATGCGGCTTTAATTTTGCTGGGTTACAAGAATATTATCACGGAAGTGGGACATCACGCGCCGGGATTTTACAGTTCCATGTTCCTCGATCGCTCTTTGGAGGACATGGGTATTTCTACTGTACAGCAGTTGCGCGATCGCTTCCGCGAAAAGCACGGTCTTTTGGGCCACCTTTCCGGCTACATTCCCGGTATTCTCGCACCTGCTGGCCCCCTCGGTCAAGGTCAGCACTTTGCAATGGCAGCTGCTTTATTGCACAAAGACAAACTTTTCCCCTTCACAATGGGTGATGGCGGGATGGGCGAACCTTATCCGATGAGCAGTATGGCACATTTCCACACCGCTTATCCCAGTGCAACTAACTTTTTGCCAGTGTTAATTTGGAATGGTTACAGTCAGGAACATCATAGCATGGTTTCCACCAAAACCAATGAGGAAATGATTGCTTATTGGAAAGGAAACGGTTTTGCAGAAGTCATCTTAGTGAATGCCAAAGATTTCGATGACAAAAACCAACCAGGCGATTATGTTGATAGCACCGCTTTCTCTTTTGAACAGCGTCTTGCTTTCACGAAAGCAATTTTAGCGGGTGTGGATAAAGCAGCAAAATCTGCACTTGGCGGCAAACTCACTGCTTTTATCATCAAACAATTGAAAGGGGCGGGAGTTCACGCACGGGGAGCAAAATCGCACAATCTTTATCCCAAAGATACATTAGATGCGCCGCATATTTCCGAAGCGTTGAAAGGTCGTGCTTTATCTGCGGAAGCTTGGCAATTGGTACGGACAAATTGCGAACGCGCAGGTGGTGGTCCTGCTGCGAAAACTGCGGTAACGGAGTTTGAATTACCGTTATCAGAATTAGGTGAATTGCCGTTAGAAGAATATGCGGTTGGTGGAGATCCGAAGGTTTCAACAACAGCAATGGGGCGATTAGTGGGGAAAGTGGGAGAATGCGATCGCACTTTCTTAGTTACCAACGCCGACGGTAACGAAGCATCTGGAATTGCCAATATCAACCAGGCATTAAAGATTATTCACCCCACCACCGATGACCTTTACAATCAATCACCAAACGGACAAGTTTACGAACCTTTGAGTGAAGATGCTTGTGCGGGATTGGCAGTTGGTTTATCTTTGATGGGTGCCAGAAGTTTGTGGTGTTCCTACGAATCTTTTGCCATCAACGGATTACCAATTTGGCAAACAGTCACCCAAGCAATGGCAGAATTGCGCCGTCCCACTCCTGCCACTATTACTTTATATACAGCAGGCGCTTTAGAGCAAGGTCGCAACGGTTGGACGCACCAACGCCCGGAAGTGGAAGCATACTTTGCCGCGATGATGCGAAACGGCAATGTCTTCCCATTATTCCCACCCGATGCTAACAGCATCCAAGTTTGTTATGAGTGGGCATTGACAACTAAAAATAAGGGAATTGTGATTACTGCCAGTAAATCTCCATTGCCAATTCGTACCACATTTGCACAAACTCGTCAAGGGTTAAAAGATGGTGCGATCGTATTGCAAGAAATCGAACCAGCCCAAACAAATCTCAACCAAGGTGCGAGTAAAAAAGTCGTGTTTGCAGTAGTTGGCGATATGACCCTAATGCCAGTATTTGAAGCAGCAGCTTTCTTAGAAGGTGAAGGTATCGGCGTGAAGATCGTTTCTGTTATCAATCCTCGCCGTTTGTATCGTCCGCACGATGTTGCTTGGGATACTTGTTCTCAACCCGATGGTGACTTTTTGAGTGATGCCAAATTCGCCGAAATCTTTGGTGGTGATGCGTTAATTGGTGTCACTGGTGGCGCGAGTGGAATGTTAGAACCTGTGATGTTGAGAAGTAACGCCAAACGCGATACTTTCGCATGGAAACGTGGGGAAACAACTGCTTCTGCTGGTGAGTTAATGGCGTTTAATGGATTGACTGCGGAGGCGTTGACGAAACGTGCGATCGAGTTAGTGCATTAA
- a CDS encoding pentapeptide repeat-containing protein: protein MDAEELLKKYATGERNFPGIRLRGIFLDNADLREINLSGADLSGSDLCGTKLNRANLSGANLSGAVLCGARLEETNLSGANLRGVNLGDSRIINANLTKANLDGAFFVGETVVQGSNFDGASLRGVHLETIDIVRTTFRDAILDGSVINGDTALEDLDLTGASCKGSNLVELGCALGGIIILPDGQQIDVLI, encoded by the coding sequence ATGGACGCTGAAGAATTACTCAAAAAGTACGCTACTGGGGAGCGAAATTTTCCTGGAATCAGACTCAGGGGTATTTTTCTGGATAATGCCGATCTCAGGGAAATCAACTTGAGTGGAGCTGACTTGAGTGGATCTGACCTGTGCGGAACCAAGCTCAATCGAGCAAACTTGAGTGGAGCTAATTTGAGTGGGGCTGTTTTGTGCGGTGCGCGGTTGGAGGAAACTAATTTGAGTGGAGCCAATCTGCGTGGAGTCAATCTTGGGGACAGCAGAATCATTAATGCCAATTTGACCAAGGCTAATCTAGATGGGGCTTTCTTTGTTGGAGAAACTGTTGTTCAAGGATCTAACTTCGACGGAGCCTCCCTCAGAGGTGTTCACCTAGAAACGATCGATATTGTTCGGACTACTTTTAGAGACGCAATTCTGGATGGCTCTGTTATCAATGGAGATACTGCGTTAGAGGATTTGGATCTGACTGGAGCCAGTTGTAAAGGTTCTAATCTAGTTGAACTTGGTTGCGCGTTAGGAGGCATCATTATTTTGCCAGACGGACAGCAGATCGATGTGCTAATCTGA
- a CDS encoding CopG family antitoxin — MPNEEDTEITRSSISNATSYEEIGEFWDEHSLDEYWEQTYPVEFTINLGPKSKVTYYGIDKTLSEKIHAVAERQGMSPENLLNLWVEEKLQEEMV; from the coding sequence ATGCCGAACGAAGAAGATACCGAAATAACTAGAAGCTCGATTTCCAATGCTACATCTTATGAGGAAATAGGAGAATTTTGGGATGAGCATAGTCTGGATGAGTATTGGGAACAAACTTATCCGGTTGAATTTACAATTAATCTTGGCCCTAAATCGAAGGTAACATATTACGGCATTGATAAAACTTTATCAGAAAAAATCCATGCGGTTGCCGAACGTCAAGGTATGTCTCCTGAAAATCTTTTGAATTTGTGGGTGGAGGAGAAATTGCAAGAGGAGATGGTTTGA
- a CDS encoding cytochrome P450, with amino-acid sequence MKQVEGPKTPTIVQTLQWVFSPMSFMEDCAKRYGDIFSIRVGAKFDPLVFVRDPQALQEILTGDTTKQFEAPGEMNQIFEPFLGLHSVITASGARHQRQRQLMMPSFHGERMKTYGETIANVTEQIMKKWDIGTPFCVRSSTQAITLRVIMQAVFGLYEGDRAQKLEKLLAEMLETTASPASVTMLYFPILQQDLGAWSPWGRFLRLREQIDRLIYEEIRERRKNPDPSRTDILSLLMTAKDEQGESMTDEELRDELMTLLVAGHETTATALAWAFYWIHKIPTVRQKLLEELDSLGENPDPSAIFKLPYLNAVCSETLRIYPVGMLTFPRVPKVPLQLMGYDLEPGTVLMGSIYLLHRREDLYPEPEKFKPERFLERQFSPYEFLPFGGGARRCIGFAFALFEMKIVLAEILSHLELELADNREVKPKRRGLVTAPDRSIQLVVKGERSVKSRTLVAVSS; translated from the coding sequence ATGAAACAAGTAGAAGGCCCTAAAACCCCAACAATTGTACAAACGCTCCAATGGGTCTTTAGCCCTATGTCGTTTATGGAAGACTGCGCCAAACGCTATGGCGACATCTTCAGCATTCGAGTGGGCGCAAAATTTGACCCTTTAGTGTTCGTTAGAGATCCCCAAGCGCTGCAAGAGATTTTGACAGGGGATACCACCAAGCAATTTGAAGCTCCTGGCGAAATGAACCAGATTTTTGAACCATTTTTAGGACTGCATTCTGTGATTACCGCTAGCGGCGCACGCCACCAGCGCCAGCGCCAGCTGATGATGCCGAGTTTTCACGGCGAAAGGATGAAAACTTACGGTGAGACGATCGCCAATGTCACAGAGCAAATAATGAAAAAATGGGATATTGGCACACCCTTCTGCGTCCGGTCTTCTACTCAAGCTATTACCCTGCGGGTAATTATGCAAGCCGTGTTTGGTTTGTATGAGGGCGATCGCGCACAAAAGCTGGAAAAACTGCTTGCTGAAATGCTGGAGACCACAGCTTCTCCCGCGAGCGTTACCATGCTTTATTTTCCTATTTTGCAACAGGATTTAGGTGCGTGGAGTCCTTGGGGAAGATTTCTACGCCTTCGCGAACAAATCGATCGACTCATCTACGAAGAAATTCGGGAACGGCGAAAAAATCCCGATCCATCCCGCACAGATATCCTCAGCTTGCTAATGACAGCTAAAGATGAACAAGGTGAATCGATGACCGATGAAGAGTTACGCGATGAATTGATGACTCTTTTAGTTGCAGGTCACGAAACTACTGCCACAGCTTTAGCTTGGGCATTTTACTGGATTCACAAAATACCAACTGTGCGACAAAAACTGCTGGAAGAACTCGATAGTTTGGGCGAGAATCCAGACCCCAGCGCTATTTTTAAATTACCTTATCTCAACGCTGTCTGCTCCGAAACTTTGCGGATTTACCCAGTGGGGATGCTGACCTTCCCACGAGTACCGAAAGTACCCCTGCAACTGATGGGTTACGATTTAGAACCTGGAACAGTGTTGATGGGTTCTATTTATCTCCTCCACCGCCGCGAAGATTTATATCCAGAACCGGAAAAATTTAAACCAGAGAGATTTTTAGAAAGGCAATTTTCTCCCTATGAATTCTTGCCATTTGGGGGTGGCGCAAGGCGCTGTATTGGTTTTGCTTTTGCGTTGTTTGAAATGAAAATAGTCCTGGCCGAAATCCTCTCGCATTTGGAATTGGAACTTGCCGATAATCGCGAAGTCAAACCTAAACGTCGCGGTTTGGTGACAGCACCCGATCGCAGCATTCAGCTAGTTGTAAAAGGCGAGCGATCGGTAAAATCTCGCACCCTGGTAGCTGTCTCCAGTTGA
- a CDS encoding BrnT family toxin — MEIFDLIFLDSIVEKLDRKHNVQEQEVREIFNNSPAIRFVEKGTRQNENVYAASGQTDSGRYLIVYFIYKQDKNALILSARDMDNAERRRYRNN; from the coding sequence TTGGAAATATTTGATTTAATCTTCCTGGATAGTATTGTTGAAAAACTCGATCGCAAACACAATGTCCAAGAGCAAGAGGTAAGAGAAATTTTTAACAACTCTCCAGCTATCCGATTTGTTGAAAAGGGAACCCGCCAAAATGAAAATGTTTATGCTGCATCTGGTCAAACTGATTCGGGACGTTACTTAATTGTTTACTTTATCTATAAGCAAGATAAAAACGCCTTGATATTATCTGCGAGGGACATGGATAATGCCGAACGAAGAAGATACCGAAATAACTAG
- a CDS encoding calcium-binding protein: MSTPPRVFLTGSPDSDSILLLAGNDIIFSLEGDDIIEGNPASNIFNGNIGKDTVRGNDGDDLVRGGKNDDLLFGDSGNDTIYGDLGNDTAFGGNGDDLLFGDRGAEANFSGNGNDFLDGSAGNDSLLGLDGNDILEGNIGDDFLDGNQGDDTVKGGEGNDIVRGGKDRDLLFGEQGNDTLYGDLGADTVNGGQGKDIFVIGRRALPYLV; this comes from the coding sequence GTGTCAACTCCCCCCAGAGTGTTTCTCACAGGTTCGCCGGACAGCGACAGCATTCTACTACTAGCAGGTAACGACATTATTTTCAGTCTGGAAGGGGATGACATAATAGAGGGCAACCCAGCTTCAAATATCTTCAACGGCAACATTGGTAAAGACACAGTTCGCGGGAACGATGGGGACGACCTTGTACGCGGCGGTAAAAACGATGACCTCCTCTTTGGCGACAGCGGAAACGACACCATTTATGGCGACTTGGGGAACGATACGGCATTTGGTGGAAATGGGGATGACTTGCTATTTGGAGATCGAGGTGCGGAAGCTAACTTCAGTGGTAATGGCAATGATTTTTTAGATGGATCTGCGGGTAACGACTCACTGCTTGGTTTGGATGGCAACGATATTTTAGAAGGTAACATTGGCGACGACTTTCTCGACGGCAACCAAGGCGATGATACTGTCAAAGGTGGCGAGGGCAACGATATTGTACGGGGAGGTAAAGATCGCGACCTTCTATTTGGAGAACAAGGTAACGACACTCTCTATGGCGACTTAGGTGCAGATACAGTCAACGGCGGTCAAGGAAAGGATATTTTTGTCATTGGCAGACGGGCTCTTCCGTACTTGGTGTGA
- a CDS encoding Panacea domain-containing protein — translation MYNALDIAKYLITLASPEEEDLITNLKLQKLLYYAQGFHLALFEKPLFSEKIEAWQYGPVVPEVYRLYKQYEPNPLPQPDDFNVDEYDEKTQELLNEVYEVYGQYTAPTLMRFTHQELPWKKTPLNEEISLDLMKAYFDTQLVK, via the coding sequence ATGTATAATGCTTTGGATATAGCTAAATACTTAATTACACTTGCTTCTCCTGAAGAAGAGGATTTAATTACTAATCTGAAACTTCAGAAGTTGCTCTACTATGCTCAGGGTTTCCATTTGGCTCTATTTGAAAAGCCCCTATTTAGTGAAAAAATTGAAGCTTGGCAATATGGGCCTGTTGTGCCAGAAGTTTACCGTTTATACAAGCAATATGAGCCAAATCCTCTGCCACAACCTGACGATTTTAATGTAGATGAATACGATGAAAAAACACAAGAGTTACTTAATGAAGTGTATGAAGTGTATGGACAATACACCGCACCAACATTAATGCGTTTTACTCATCAAGAACTACCTTGGAAGAAAACTCCTCTAAATGAAGAGATATCATTAGATTTGATGAAGGCATATTTTGACACTCAACTTGTCAAATAA
- a CDS encoding Rpn family recombination-promoting nuclease/putative transposase, translating to MRFISPKVDYAFKKIFGSSQSQEILISFLNAIIYEGEKVIQSLTIVNPYNPGQVLSLKETYLDVKAILADGSIVLIEMQIARVSAFSKRVIYNVGKAYTNQLGIGENYFSLTPVIGVTIVDFILFNQTPDVITQFVFQEKTKKFAYPDPELQLIFIELPKFKKDLSELTSLSDRWIYFIKEAVTLDEIPDRLGEVSEIELALNIANQANMTVEELELVERRAMILQDERGRLTYAMEEGREEGREEGRVTEAIALVMRLLKKRFGEISGVITSQIENLSIQNLETLAEDLLDFNSFSDLERWLEQRI from the coding sequence ATGAGATTTATCAGTCCCAAGGTCGATTATGCCTTTAAAAAAATCTTCGGTTCCTCACAAAGCCAAGAGATCTTAATCAGCTTTCTCAATGCCATTATTTATGAAGGAGAGAAAGTTATTCAATCCTTAACTATTGTCAACCCCTATAATCCCGGTCAAGTTCTCAGCTTAAAAGAAACTTATTTAGATGTAAAAGCCATTTTAGCTGATGGCTCAATTGTCCTGATAGAAATGCAAATAGCGCGAGTGAGTGCTTTCAGCAAAAGGGTGATTTATAACGTGGGGAAAGCTTATACAAATCAATTAGGAATTGGCGAAAACTATTTTAGTCTTACCCCAGTAATTGGGGTGACGATCGTCGATTTTATTCTATTTAACCAAACTCCTGATGTAATTACTCAATTTGTGTTTCAGGAGAAGACAAAAAAATTTGCCTATCCCGATCCTGAATTGCAGCTAATATTTATAGAATTGCCGAAATTCAAGAAAGATTTATCGGAGTTAACGAGTTTAAGCGATCGATGGATTTATTTTATTAAAGAAGCAGTCACTTTGGATGAAATACCAGATAGATTAGGAGAAGTTAGCGAGATAGAACTAGCGTTAAATATTGCCAACCAAGCGAACATGACAGTAGAAGAATTAGAATTAGTAGAGCGGCGAGCTATGATTCTACAAGATGAGAGAGGACGACTGACTTATGCTATGGAAGAAGGCAGAGAAGAAGGTAGAGAAGAAGGGCGCGTCACGGAAGCGATCGCTCTAGTTATGCGTTTACTGAAAAAGCGTTTTGGAGAAATTTCAGGGGTAATAACCAGCCAAATTGAAAACTTATCTATTCAAAATTTGGAAACATTAGCAGAAGATTTATTAGATTTTAACAGTTTTTCAGATTTGGAAAGATGGTTGGAGCAGCGTATTTAG
- a CDS encoding protein kinase domain-containing protein, whose product MLALSGYQITEEIASGVRTAIFRGHNEQGNSSVIIKVLKSEYPTVEEITRLKQEYKITHDLQCEGIVRATNFQKYLHSFALILEDFGGQSLQQLISARRLSLTEFLNIAIALTRTLGELHKLSVIHKDIKPSNILINSFRNEVKITDFSIATRLDRENKIINNPNLLEGTLAYMSPEQTGRMNRSLDYRTDFYSLGITFYEILTGQLPFTTTDPLELVYSHIAIKPVPPHQLNPEIPTAVSEITMKLLAKTAEERYQSAEGLKFDLENCLEQLQKMGKIENFTPGQRDRKFSARIIRYFKI is encoded by the coding sequence ATGCTTGCATTATCGGGATACCAAATTACAGAAGAGATTGCTTCAGGCGTCAGAACTGCAATTTTTCGAGGACACAACGAGCAAGGAAACTCATCAGTAATCATTAAAGTCCTTAAATCAGAGTATCCCACTGTTGAAGAAATTACCCGCTTAAAACAAGAATATAAAATTACGCACGATCTTCAATGTGAAGGCATCGTTAGAGCGACAAATTTTCAAAAATATCTTCATAGCTTCGCTTTAATTTTAGAAGATTTTGGCGGTCAATCCTTGCAACAACTAATTTCTGCTAGACGACTCTCGCTAACCGAATTTTTAAATATAGCGATCGCACTAACACGCACCTTGGGCGAACTGCATAAACTTTCGGTAATTCATAAAGATATTAAACCTTCCAATATTCTTATAAATTCCTTCAGAAACGAAGTCAAAATTACAGATTTTAGCATTGCCACGCGCCTAGATCGAGAAAACAAAATCATCAACAATCCCAACTTGCTAGAAGGCACTCTTGCCTATATGTCGCCAGAACAAACTGGTCGGATGAATCGTTCTTTAGACTATCGTACAGACTTCTATTCTCTAGGCATCACATTTTATGAAATATTAACGGGTCAATTACCCTTTACAACCACAGACCCCCTAGAATTAGTTTACTCCCATATTGCTATTAAACCCGTCCCGCCTCATCAATTAAATCCAGAAATCCCAACGGCTGTTTCAGAAATAACCATGAAGTTATTAGCCAAAACTGCTGAAGAGCGATATCAAAGTGCTGAAGGACTAAAATTTGACCTAGAAAACTGCCTGGAACAATTACAAAAAATGGGGAAAATAGAAAACTTTACCCCCGGTCAACGAGATCGAAAATTTTCTGCAAGAATAATTAGGTACTTTAAAATTTGA